A region of Periplaneta americana isolate PAMFEO1 chromosome 16, P.americana_PAMFEO1_priV1, whole genome shotgun sequence DNA encodes the following proteins:
- the LOC138691625 gene encoding zinc finger protein OZF-like — MATAHLIVVEALTVFIVHTLDVCILRCERGREVIVIKIVIHFILILHRVAMDVIKKEPEVDPLAIQWSDNTDTSEKKPLTKEGNLLDLHVAGIKTERVDHSYDLTSDIKIEKTAVPNNFATTECKAEERLCDLDTVKDELKQELTAEENEFLSDSFADTHDSTVLSEYADFSTEEQLTIRDGTKHSISSEKMLRPRKDEKQFKCSVCQKSFSYSKNLKRHVLMHTSEKSFKCDICGKCFFEHRYLKCHTRLHTGEKPFKCDICGQCFSQSGTLTAHQRRHTGEKPFKCDICGKSFLQHGGLIRHTRMHTGNKPFKCDVCGLCFSDSCNLKCHKRLHTGDKPFKCDTCGKSFPQSSALATHQRSHSGEKPFKCNECGKCFSFPGNLKSHIRLHTGEKPFKCDICGKCFSQSNSLITHHRLHTGDKPFKCKVCGKCFSQSCHLRSHERQHKA, encoded by the exons aTGGCCACGGCACACTTGATCGTAGTGGAAGCTCTTACAGTCTTCATAGTTCATACTCTGGATGTGTGTATTCTTCGTTGCGAACGGGGGAGAGAGGTTATCGTTATTAAAATTgtgattcatttcattttaatacttcataGAG TCGCGATGGATGTAATCAAGAAGGAACCTGAGGTGGACCCTTTGGCTATCCAGTGGagtgataacactgatacatcTGAGAAGAAGCCCTTAACAAAG GAAGGGAATTTATTGGATCTCCACGTGGCTGGAATAAAGACGGAAAGGGTGGACCACAGCTATGATCTCACATCAGATATTAAAATTGAGAAAACTGCGGTGCCAAATAATTTTGCTACAACAGAGTGTAAAGCTGAG GAACGGTTGTGTGATTTGGACACAGTAAAGGACGAGCTGAAACAGGAACTTACAGCAGAGGAGAATGAATTTTTGTCTGATAG TTTTGCAGACACACATGACAGCACCGTACTCTCAGAGTATGCAGATTTTTCAACCGAAGAACAGTTGACTATTCGTGATGGTACAAAGCATTCAATTTCCTCGGAGAAAATGTTGAGGCCTCGTAAAGATGAAAAACAATTCAAATGTAGTGTTTGTCAAAAGAGTTTCTCGTATTCGAAAAATTTGAAAAGGCATGTCTTGATGCACACAAGCGAAAAGTCTTTCAAATGCGATATCTGTGGGAAGTGTTTCTTTGAACATAGATATTTGAAATGTCATACACGACTTCATACCggcgaaaaaccattcaaatgcgatatctGTGGTCAATGTTTCTCGCAGTCAGGTACCCTAACTGCCCATCAACGTCGGCATACAGGtgaaaaaccattcaaatgtgatatttgtggaaagAGTTTCCTTCAACATGGGGGTTTAATACGTCATACACGAATGCATACGGGCAacaagccattcaaatgcgatgtctgtggatTGTGTTTCTCAGATTCTTGTAATCTGAAATGCCATAAACGCCTGCATACAGGAGAtaaaccattcaaatgtgataCTTGTGGAAAGTCTTTTCCGCAGTCTAGTGCCCTAGCAACACACCAACGCAGTCATTCAggtgagaaaccattcaaatgcaatgaatgtggaaagtgtttctctttTCCTGGTAACCTGAAAAGCCATATACGTTTGCATACAGgagagaaaccattcaaatgcgatatttgtggaaagtgtttctcgcaGTCAAATTCTCTGATTACTCATCATCGTCTTCACACAGGCGACAAACCATTTAAATGCAAagtctgtggaaagtgtttctcgcaATCTTGTCATTTAAGAAGTCATGAACGCCAGCATAAAGCTTGA